From Neobacillus sp. PS2-9, the proteins below share one genomic window:
- a CDS encoding MOSC domain-containing protein, with protein MTYIPILSINVRTPQDFTYGEKTLLSAIDKKPVLGKVFLSTQNFEGDQQADLNFHGGPDKAVCVYSHDHYSFWESVLDTKLEVGAFGENLTVTGITEEDIFIGDVFELGEAVVQVTQPRQPCFKLATKLNQPKLPLMVQHTGYTGFYFRVLQEGYVSSEDSLKLVERNQESVSISYANKLKYKDKNNLDGMKKMLSLAELSKDWTETFSNRLKELET; from the coding sequence ATGACATACATACCTATCTTATCTATAAACGTGCGGACACCGCAGGATTTCACATACGGAGAGAAAACATTGCTTTCCGCCATCGATAAAAAGCCGGTTCTTGGAAAGGTGTTTCTATCGACACAAAATTTCGAAGGAGATCAGCAGGCTGATTTGAATTTTCACGGCGGGCCTGATAAAGCGGTTTGCGTCTATTCCCATGATCATTATTCGTTTTGGGAAAGTGTGCTTGATACGAAGCTTGAGGTCGGAGCCTTTGGTGAAAATCTGACGGTAACAGGGATCACCGAGGAAGATATTTTCATCGGAGATGTGTTCGAACTAGGGGAAGCCGTTGTGCAGGTGACGCAGCCTCGGCAGCCTTGTTTTAAATTGGCAACCAAGCTGAACCAGCCAAAATTGCCTCTGATGGTGCAACATACCGGCTATACCGGGTTCTATTTCCGTGTCTTACAAGAAGGCTATGTTTCGAGCGAGGATTCTTTGAAACTAGTGGAACGGAACCAGGAAAGTGTGAGTATTTCTTACGCAAACAAATTGAAATATAAAGACAAGAACAATCTAGACGGGATGAAGAAGATGCTGAGTCTCGCAGAACTTTCAAAGGATTGGACGGAGACATTTTCAAACCGTTTGAAGGAGCTAGAAACCTAG
- a CDS encoding YciI family protein yields MFVILLNYIKTLEEVEKELEPHRAYLNKYYSLQKFICSGRQNPRVGGVILCNAENREEVETIIQEDPFYSKNIATYEIIEFTPTMHADGFEKFISM; encoded by the coding sequence ATGTTTGTCATACTATTAAACTACATTAAGACGCTTGAGGAAGTAGAAAAAGAGTTAGAACCACACAGAGCCTACCTCAATAAATACTACTCCTTACAAAAGTTCATCTGTTCCGGCAGACAAAATCCAAGAGTAGGCGGAGTCATCCTTTGTAATGCGGAAAACCGCGAAGAAGTCGAAACCATCATTCAAGAAGACCCATTCTATAGTAAAAATATAGCCACTTACGAAATCATCGAGTTTACACCAACCATGCATGCGGATGGATTTGAAAAGTTTATCAGTATGTAA
- a CDS encoding 3D domain-containing protein — protein MQKTTKRIILMLLTMMLCVSGNMITYAQTNSDALHNAKQALDEKTRLVEQKEQEKQAVNKEIENIQHELESLYNTITANKDAMAKTQNKMEEINQLIEEKKEEIVQLEDKILARKDIMKQRAVAMQQNNNINMMINLFFESNSISDFIQRASAASTLIDADKDILTAQKEDLQQIEKDKEEIDKQEQSLEKERQTLAVQQAELDQNLQKRQETLTAMQEKYNSIVQQMALAEQQKAGIESQMKTIQAKISQEQAAAKARPVSASSSTPSNDTGVAISGKEMYVTATAYTPYDSGSITALGYNIGANPNMKLIAVDPSVIPLGSKVWVEGYGVAIAGDTGGAIKGHKIDILVPTKAQALQWGRRTVKVVILQ, from the coding sequence TCTCATGTTACTTACAATGATGTTATGTGTATCAGGGAATATGATTACATATGCACAAACCAATAGTGATGCCCTACATAATGCTAAACAAGCGCTAGATGAAAAAACTAGATTAGTAGAGCAAAAAGAGCAAGAAAAACAAGCCGTGAATAAAGAAATAGAAAATATTCAACATGAGTTAGAGTCTTTATATAACACTATTACGGCCAACAAAGATGCGATGGCCAAAACACAGAATAAAATGGAAGAGATCAATCAATTAATCGAAGAAAAGAAAGAGGAAATCGTCCAGTTGGAGGATAAAATCCTTGCCCGTAAAGATATTATGAAGCAGCGAGCTGTTGCAATGCAGCAAAATAATAATATCAACATGATGATTAACTTATTCTTCGAATCTAACAGTATCTCGGATTTCATCCAGCGTGCGAGCGCTGCCTCCACCCTGATCGATGCAGATAAAGACATCTTGACGGCCCAAAAAGAGGACCTTCAACAGATTGAGAAGGACAAAGAAGAAATCGACAAGCAGGAGCAGTCACTTGAAAAAGAAAGACAAACTCTTGCCGTGCAGCAGGCAGAGCTTGATCAAAACCTGCAAAAGAGACAAGAAACCTTAACAGCAATGCAAGAAAAATATAATAGCATCGTGCAACAAATGGCGCTTGCCGAGCAACAGAAAGCTGGCATTGAGTCACAAATGAAAACCATTCAGGCAAAAATCAGCCAAGAGCAGGCAGCGGCAAAGGCTCGTCCTGTTTCAGCATCTTCTTCTACACCAAGCAATGATACCGGTGTAGCCATCAGCGGCAAAGAGATGTATGTAACGGCAACGGCTTATACTCCGTATGATTCTGGATCGATTACGGCTTTAGGCTACAATATCGGTGCTAACCCGAACATGAAATTAATCGCTGTCGACCCATCCGTCATTCCACTTGGAAGTAAAGTGTGGGTAGAAGGATACGGCGTAGCAATCGCTGGTGACACTGGCGGTGCCATCAAGGGTCACAAAATTGACATCCTCGTGCCAACGAAAGCACAGGCGCTACAATGGGGAAGAAGAACCGTAAAAGTTGTTATTTTACAATAG
- a CDS encoding HIT family protein, whose protein sequence is MSYAENCPFCSPHQDKEQHIIFENETCYFLQHNREQDVLEGSGVIVPKKHHANAFELTPEEWNDTYKLLQKAKEYLDETYAPDGYTLGWNVGEASNQTILHSHLHVIPRYNDEPLAGKGLRYWLKQPENMRKKLKKRL, encoded by the coding sequence GTGAGTTACGCAGAAAATTGCCCGTTCTGTTCCCCACATCAAGATAAGGAACAGCATATTATATTTGAAAATGAAACGTGTTACTTTTTGCAGCATAATCGTGAGCAGGATGTGTTGGAAGGCTCTGGTGTAATTGTCCCGAAAAAGCACCATGCAAATGCGTTTGAGCTGACACCAGAAGAGTGGAACGATACGTATAAGCTTTTACAAAAAGCGAAAGAATACCTCGATGAAACTTACGCACCAGATGGCTATACTCTTGGTTGGAATGTCGGTGAGGCTTCCAATCAGACGATTTTGCATAGCCATTTACATGTTATTCCGAGGTACAATGATGAACCATTAGCAGGTAAAGGCCTTCGTTATTGGCTAAAGCAGCCGGAGAATATGCGGAAAAAGTTAAAGAAGCGTTTATAA
- a CDS encoding MFS transporter, with translation MNILKFHRNIKIRLVESFLSSTIGGMIFPFMAIYLSHHFGAKTAGLLLLVNVFIGIVINFFGGYFSDQFGRKKVIVFAETLRVFAFFTMMLSNSPWFFSPLLTFFTMTANSICWGLAGPATQAMLIDVSKPEERKTMYSIMYWANNLSIALGGVIGGFLFKNYLFELLLALSAAALLTWVLITFFIEESYATEKNAGKAVREHVRGMLNGYKEVFLDRVFILFVLAGLLVLSMEFQLTNYIGIRLANEMGEQHLFGWTFGGIEMLGFLRTENTILVVLMALVATKIVERFKDRHTVIVSCMVFVAGYAVISFSNNIWLLFFAMLAATVAEVLRVPVQQNYMAELPPEHARSSYMAVSGLTFNLAMLICSITVTLSSFLSSMATTIFISSMGVIGILLFYRILPTLDQRVHGNEAEVSLKSASHN, from the coding sequence ATGAATATCTTAAAGTTTCACCGAAATATTAAAATACGACTGGTCGAGTCCTTTTTAAGCTCGACCATCGGCGGAATGATTTTCCCCTTTATGGCGATCTATTTATCTCATCATTTTGGGGCAAAAACGGCAGGCTTATTGCTGCTCGTAAATGTGTTCATCGGCATCGTGATCAACTTTTTTGGCGGCTATTTTTCTGATCAGTTTGGCCGGAAAAAGGTGATTGTGTTTGCCGAAACACTTAGGGTCTTTGCCTTTTTTACCATGATGTTAAGTAATTCTCCATGGTTCTTCTCGCCATTGCTGACGTTTTTCACAATGACGGCGAATAGTATTTGCTGGGGACTGGCGGGACCAGCCACTCAGGCGATGCTGATTGATGTGAGTAAGCCTGAGGAACGGAAAACGATGTATTCGATTATGTATTGGGCCAATAACCTGTCAATTGCTCTTGGCGGTGTCATCGGTGGATTTTTATTTAAAAATTACTTATTTGAATTGTTATTAGCATTGTCTGCGGCGGCTTTACTGACTTGGGTACTCATCACCTTTTTTATCGAAGAAAGCTACGCCACTGAAAAAAATGCTGGTAAGGCAGTCAGGGAGCATGTGCGCGGAATGTTGAACGGCTACAAGGAGGTTTTTCTCGATCGGGTGTTCATCCTATTTGTCCTAGCAGGCTTACTCGTTCTATCGATGGAATTCCAGCTGACCAATTATATCGGGATTCGTCTGGCGAATGAGATGGGCGAACAGCATCTTTTCGGCTGGACCTTTGGAGGAATTGAAATGCTTGGTTTTCTGCGGACAGAAAATACGATTCTTGTCGTGTTGATGGCTTTGGTTGCCACCAAAATTGTGGAGCGTTTTAAGGATCGGCATACCGTGATTGTCAGCTGTATGGTGTTTGTCGCGGGGTATGCGGTGATTTCTTTTTCCAATAATATCTGGCTGTTGTTCTTTGCAATGCTTGCAGCGACGGTGGCTGAAGTGCTCCGAGTGCCTGTGCAGCAAAACTATATGGCGGAGCTGCCACCGGAGCACGCACGTAGCTCTTATATGGCGGTGTCTGGATTAACGTTTAATCTCGCGATGCTCATTTGTTCCATCACGGTAACGTTGAGCTCGTTCTTATCCAGCATGGCGACCACGATTTTTATCTCCAGCATGGGCGTCATCGGAATTTTGTTATTCTACCGGATCTTGCCTACTTTGGATCAACGGGTTCACGGGAATGAAGCAGAGGTATCCTTGAAGTCAGCAAGCCATAATTAA